A stretch of DNA from candidate division WOR-3 bacterium:
TATGGACCACTTGTTTCCCCAAACCATCCATCTTCCGTTATATTAACCAAAAGGTTTGCTCCTCTTTTAACGAACTCTCTTATAAGCTGTGGAAAGATTGCCTCATAACAGATATAAATAGAAAACTTAAGCCCATTTTCTCTGAAAACAGAGAAATCTTTTCCTGGGGTGTATTGCCCTTGACCCAAATCTATTTTTCTTAATATAGGAAGAACATCATCAAAAGGTAATCTTTCTACAAAAGGCAATAGATAAATCTTTCTATACTTTCCTTTAATTCCTCCAGAATCAATAACAAAGGCTGCATTATAATAAAAAACCTCTTCCTGATTCTCTTCGCAATCAATCATCCCTGTAATAATACTACCTCGCTTTTCCATTGCAAGGTCATTAAAAAATTTTTCTATTTTATCTATAGGAGAAAAAGGGAAAGCGGTTTCTGGCAAGACATATAAGTCTGCATCCGGACTGTTTTCGATTGTTTTCTTTATTTTAATCAATCTCTTAACTCTATCGCTTCTTTTTTCCAATGGTAATATATTAGGCTGAATAACCACAACTTTTTTATATCCAGAAATTTCAAGTTTTTTGTTTAGCTGAATTTCCGAATAAAAAAAAGGTATTATTATAAAAGCTATAAAAACAAAAAGGCTTATAAAGACATTTTTTTTCTTTTTAAAGAGATCATCAAAGAGTAAATATAAAATAACATTTAGAGAAAGAACCCAAAAACTCACAAGAGGAAGCCCTCCAATGTCAGCGAATTGAATTAGTCTTACAAGATTGCTTTGAGAAAAACCTATAGAGCCCCATGTAAAGCCCCAAACGGAAGAAAGACTTCTTAGAAATTCTAATCCGGAAAAGATAAAAGGAAAAAGGTATGTGGCTCCAAGTCTTTGGAGTTTTTTGTAAAGAACCCCAGCAATTCCAAAGAATAAAGAGAGATAACCAATAAGCAAAAATGAACCTAAAAAAACTTGAAATCTAACTGTATTTTCCACTCTTGAAAGAGGAACCCAGTAAAGAAGAGTAAGAAAAAAAGTTCCTCCCATTATAAAACCTTTAAGGAAGGCCTTCCTCCCATCTTTAAGAGAATAAAAAAGAGGAAGGAAAGAAATCCAGGCTAAAAAGGAAAAATTAAAAGGAGCAAACGAAAGTGTTAATAAAATACCACTTATAATTGGGAAAAAATAAAAAGGGATTTTTTGAAAATATTTTTCTATTTTACCCATCTTTTGACAAACCTTAATCTATGTAAACTTCTCTATTTTCTTCAGAGGATCTATAAGCCGCATCTATTATTTTGGCAATCACAAAAGCCTCTTTCCATGTGTTATCAATTAAGCGCCTTTCTTTTAAGGAAGAAACAAAATTCTCAAGAAGAATTTTATATGAAACTTTTACCAGATCCCTTGGAAGTTTTGGTGTTATATCCACTACTTTATTTTCTTCTAACTTTTTTATTTTAAACGGATTGAGTAACGCAACGCCATCTCTACCATAAAGGTTAAAATAAGTAAAATCTTTTTCAAAAAGGAGAGTCCACCCTACTTCAAGTAATAAATACCTTCCATCTTTATAACGTAAAAACACTATTCCGGAATCTTCTATTTTCTCTGCTCTATGCAGCCCAGCGATAACAGAAGCTACATTATATCCAAAAATATATAGAACATAACTTAAAATTTGTACTCCTAAGGTCATAATTGCTCCCCCACCAGACTTTAAAGGGTCTCTTCGCCAGCTTGTTGGTCTTTCTTCATGTAGAGGTCGAAGCCATCCTGCTTTAGCAAAGGAAAGTTTTCCTATCTCTCCTCCAATAACAATTTCTCTTAACTTCTCAATATCAGGCCTAAACTTTCCATTAAAAGCAGCCATCAAAATTCTCTCTGAGGAATCCACCACATTTCCTAATCTTTTTACTTCGTTGGCGTCAAGACCGAGGGGTAGCTCGCAAAGAACATCTTTTCCATATTCAATAGCAGAAATAGCCATAGGTGTATGCAAATAATTTGGTGTTGCTATTATAACCGCATCAATTTCTGGATCCTCAAGCATCTTTTCAAAATCTAAAAAGACCTTTTTTATCTTATATCTCTTTGAAATAACTTCTACCTTTTCCACATCAGACTCGCAGAGAGCCTCAAGAGAGAGATTTTCATTCTCCATTATGGCAGGTAGATAACCAATCTGCGCTACAGCTCCAGCTCCTACTAATCCTATTCTTATTTTATCTTCCATTTGGCTCTAAAATAAAAACTTTATTATTTTCAATTCTTAATTTATTTTTTGAAAAGAGATCAATCGCTTCCGGATAAATTCTATGTTCTTCTTTTAAAATTCTCTCCGAGAGAGTTTCCACTGTGTCGTCTTGATAGACAGGCACAACAGCCTGAAGAATTATGGGCCCCCCATCTACATCCTCGGTAACAAAATGAACAGTAGCTCCAGAGAACCTTACACCATAATCTAAAGCTTTTTTTTGTGCGTTAAGTCCTTTAAAGGAAGGCAATAAAGAGGGGTGAATATTCATCATTCTCCATTTAAACTCTGAAATTAATTTTGTTTTAACTATTCTCATAAACCCAGCAAGGCATACAAGATCAACCTCATTTTCTCTTAAAATTTCTATATATTTATCCTCCGCCTTTCCTACTAAAACAGGTTTTTCGGTTTCAGGATCAATGTAATAGCTTTTGATTCCTGCTTTTTTTGCTCTTTCTAAGGCATAAGCTTCAGGATTATCAGAAATTACGACCACAACCTTAGCATCAATCTCTCCTTTTTGGCTTTTGTCAATAATAGCCTGAAGGTTTGAGCCTCTACCAGAAACCAAAACCCCAACTTTACAAGGCATTCCTTGCCTCCAAAGTTAGTTTGAAATACACTTCTTCGAGAGTGGAAGTAGCTAATCCAATTCTTTTTTTAAGTTCATCCACCTTTCCTACTTCAATTAGTTTTCCAGCATCAATTACTCCGACTCTATCAGAAATTTCTTCTGCAAGGGGAAGAGAATGAGT
This window harbors:
- a CDS encoding Gfo/Idh/MocA family oxidoreductase codes for the protein MEDKIRIGLVGAGAVAQIGYLPAIMENENLSLEALCESDVEKVEVISKRYKIKKVFLDFEKMLEDPEIDAVIIATPNYLHTPMAISAIEYGKDVLCELPLGLDANEVKRLGNVVDSSERILMAAFNGKFRPDIEKLREIVIGGEIGKLSFAKAGWLRPLHEERPTSWRRDPLKSGGGAIMTLGVQILSYVLYIFGYNVASVIAGLHRAEKIEDSGIVFLRYKDGRYLLLEVGWTLLFEKDFTYFNLYGRDGVALLNPFKIKKLEENKVVDITPKLPRDLVKVSYKILLENFVSSLKERRLIDNTWKEAFVIAKIIDAAYRSSEENREVYID
- the lnt gene encoding apolipoprotein N-acyltransferase, whose amino-acid sequence is MGKIEKYFQKIPFYFFPIISGILLTLSFAPFNFSFLAWISFLPLFYSLKDGRKAFLKGFIMGGTFFLTLLYWVPLSRVENTVRFQVFLGSFLLIGYLSLFFGIAGVLYKKLQRLGATYLFPFIFSGLEFLRSLSSVWGFTWGSIGFSQSNLVRLIQFADIGGLPLVSFWVLSLNVILYLLFDDLFKKKKNVFISLFVFIAFIIIPFFYSEIQLNKKLEISGYKKVVVIQPNILPLEKRSDRVKRLIKIKKTIENSPDADLYVLPETAFPFSPIDKIEKFFNDLAMEKRGSIITGMIDCEENQEEVFYYNAAFVIDSGGIKGKYRKIYLLPFVERLPFDDVLPILRKIDLGQGQYTPGKDFSVFRENGLKFSIYICYEAIFPQLIREFVKRGANLLVNITEDGWFGETSGPYQHAQMAAFQSIVFKRCIVRSANTGISFISDPYGRVIYKTRIYKSTFIMGKVPLIEEKTIYTKIGNIFGWIFLCICIGILFVFYKNDKKTKS
- the purN gene encoding phosphoribosylglycinamide formyltransferase, translated to MPCKVGVLVSGRGSNLQAIIDKSQKGEIDAKVVVVISDNPEAYALERAKKAGIKSYYIDPETEKPVLVGKAEDKYIEILRENEVDLVCLAGFMRIVKTKLISEFKWRMMNIHPSLLPSFKGLNAQKKALDYGVRFSGATVHFVTEDVDGGPIILQAVVPVYQDDTVETLSERILKEEHRIYPEAIDLFSKNKLRIENNKVFILEPNGR